A region of Candidatus Leptovillus gracilis DNA encodes the following proteins:
- a CDS encoding nucleoside kinase, translated as MNNIVPAPVRQTVQIQLPDGRAFNGPIGTTVEQFLLAAMSEAVLQNHIVGVLCDGHLRELAHPLHADAHLTLLTTGDPDGARIYRRSLSFLMIAAAAEVFPDQVITVQHSMPFGGYHCERDDNGRVTTAELNRLRQRMRELVAADLPITRVVVPLNEALQIFRASGDLEKADLFARRRKDYLTLYELNGVRDYFHGFMVPRTSYLDLFELHPYNDGFILQFPRRHDPAHLQPFEDEPRLAQVFQDYADWLSIVGVPSVSSLNNALRNGRTQEVVLVAEAFHQRQLSAIAAAIADRRPAVKLVMISGPTSSGKTTFSKRLAVQLLAQGIYPVTIGMDDYFVNREDTPRDVKGDYDFESLAAVDIGLFQQQLRQLLAGETIIQPVYNFFTGQREWGDELRIRPDHVILIEGIHGLNPKLVEGIAPEAMYRIFISALTQLNLDKHNRVPTTDTRLLRRIVRDAARRGYTATDTISRWNSVRRGERMYIFPHQNNADVFFNSALVYELSVLKTLAQPLLLQVEAGTPERIEANRLLAFLQWFEPVPGDALSFIASDSILREFIGGSILDDFELWQR; from the coding sequence ATGAACAACATTGTCCCAGCCCCGGTCAGACAAACGGTGCAAATCCAGCTCCCTGATGGCCGCGCCTTTAACGGCCCCATCGGCACAACCGTCGAGCAGTTTTTGCTGGCAGCCATGTCCGAAGCTGTGCTGCAAAACCATATCGTGGGCGTGTTGTGCGATGGCCACCTGCGCGAATTGGCTCATCCATTACACGCCGATGCCCATCTGACACTGCTGACCACCGGCGACCCGGACGGCGCGCGCATTTATCGCCGTTCGCTCAGCTTTTTGATGATTGCCGCTGCCGCCGAAGTGTTTCCTGACCAGGTAATTACCGTGCAGCACTCCATGCCCTTTGGCGGTTATCACTGTGAACGGGATGATAACGGCCGTGTGACCACCGCCGAACTCAACCGCTTACGCCAGCGGATGCGCGAGTTGGTGGCTGCCGATTTGCCCATCACCCGCGTGGTCGTGCCTCTCAACGAGGCGCTGCAAATCTTCCGCGCCAGCGGCGATTTGGAGAAGGCAGACTTGTTTGCCCGGCGGCGTAAGGATTACCTGACGCTGTATGAACTCAATGGCGTGCGTGATTATTTTCATGGTTTTATGGTTCCCCGAACCAGTTATCTAGATTTGTTTGAGCTGCACCCCTACAACGACGGCTTTATTTTACAATTTCCCCGGCGACACGACCCGGCTCACCTCCAACCGTTTGAGGATGAACCGCGTCTGGCGCAGGTTTTTCAGGACTATGCTGATTGGTTGAGCATCGTCGGTGTGCCCAGTGTGTCGTCGTTGAACAATGCGCTGCGAAACGGCCGTACTCAGGAAGTCGTTCTCGTCGCCGAAGCGTTCCACCAGCGCCAGCTTTCGGCCATCGCCGCCGCCATCGCCGACCGCCGCCCGGCGGTCAAACTGGTAATGATCTCCGGCCCCACCTCTTCCGGCAAAACGACTTTTAGCAAGCGGCTGGCGGTGCAGCTTTTGGCCCAGGGTATCTACCCTGTCACCATTGGCATGGACGATTATTTTGTCAATCGGGAGGACACCCCCCGCGACGTCAAAGGGGATTACGATTTTGAGTCGTTGGCAGCGGTGGATATTGGTCTGTTTCAGCAGCAGTTGCGTCAACTGCTGGCCGGAGAAACCATCATTCAGCCCGTTTACAACTTCTTCACCGGTCAGCGGGAATGGGGGGACGAACTGCGCATTAGGCCAGACCACGTGATCCTGATTGAAGGCATTCACGGGCTAAATCCTAAATTGGTGGAAGGCATTGCGCCCGAGGCGATGTATCGCATCTTCATTTCGGCGCTGACGCAGCTCAATCTGGACAAACACAACCGCGTGCCGACTACCGATACACGCCTGCTGCGGCGCATCGTGCGTGACGCCGCCCGGCGCGGTTACACCGCCACCGACACCATCAGCCGCTGGAACAGCGTGCGCCGCGGCGAACGGATGTACATTTTCCCCCACCAAAATAACGCCGATGTGTTTTTTAATTCTGCTTTGGTCTATGAATTGTCGGTGTTGAAGACGCTGGCCCAGCCCCTGCTGCTGCAAGTGGAAGCCGGTACGCCGGAGCGGATTGAGGCCAATCGGCTGCTGGCGTTTTTGCAATGGTTCGAGCCAGTTCCTGGCGACGCCCTCAGTTTCATCGCCAGCGACTCCATCCTGCGCGAATTTATCGGCGGTTCGATTTTGGACGATTTTGAACTGTGGCAGCGATAG
- a CDS encoding succinate dehydrogenase iron-sulfur subunit, whose translation MQVNLRIRRFNPEKDQKAWWGEYTLSDALPTDTVLDLLHRVKWEMDGTLALRRSCAHGVCGSDAVRINGANALACKTLVQRLSGGNGSATIQVEPILGLRVIKDLIVDMEPFMEHYRSVLPYFINDSPPPADGRERLQSAEDRARFDDTTKCILCACCTTSCPSFWANEKYVGPAAIVQAHRFIYDSRDEGAAERLAVVGDTFGVWRCRTNFNCTSACPRDIEVTKAIAEVKKVLATGEI comes from the coding sequence ATGCAAGTCAACTTACGCATCCGCCGGTTTAACCCGGAGAAAGACCAAAAAGCGTGGTGGGGGGAATATACGTTAAGCGACGCGCTGCCAACTGACACCGTTCTAGACCTGCTGCATCGGGTGAAGTGGGAAATGGACGGCACGCTGGCTTTGCGCCGCTCTTGCGCCCATGGCGTGTGCGGTTCAGACGCCGTGCGCATCAATGGGGCCAATGCCCTGGCCTGCAAAACGCTGGTCCAGCGGCTAAGTGGTGGCAACGGGTCGGCGACGATTCAGGTAGAACCCATTCTGGGTTTACGGGTGATCAAAGACCTGATCGTAGACATGGAGCCGTTCATGGAGCATTACCGCTCTGTGCTGCCATATTTCATCAATGATTCGCCGCCGCCGGCCGACGGCCGTGAACGCCTGCAATCGGCCGAAGACCGGGCGCGCTTCGACGACACCACCAAATGTATCCTTTGCGCCTGCTGCACCACCTCCTGCCCCAGCTTCTGGGCCAACGAAAAATACGTCGGTCCGGCGGCTATCGTGCAGGCCCACCGCTTTATCTACGACAGCCGCGATGAAGGCGCCGCCGAGCGTCTGGCTGTCGTCGGCGATACCTTTGGCGTCTGGCGCTGCCGCACCAACTTCAACTGCACCAGCGCCTGCCCACGCGATATTGAAGTCACCAAAGCCATCGCTGAGGTGAAAAAGGTGTTGGCGACTGGGGAAATCTGA
- a CDS encoding succinate dehydrogenase flavoprotein subunit — translation MANVKTHTFDAVIVGAGGAGLMAALYASKNANVAVLSKLYPTRSHTGAAQGGVGAALGNMEEDRWEWHAFDTVKGSDYLADQDAVDILCQDAIEVVIELEHMGLPFDRFPNGRISQRRFGGHTNNETKKPVMRACHAADRTGHMILQTLYQQCIKQKVNFFDEFHVVDLIRVGDSIRGVVAIEIATGEFHIFHSKAVMFATGGWGRCWQVTSNAHSLTGDGAAICLRRGIPMQDMEFFQFHPTGIFKLGILITEGVRGEGGVLINGKGERFMEKYAPTIKDLASRDVVSRAIYLEIQAGNGIDGKNYVHLDIRPETVNHYFAKDGETRRITREDIEAKLPDIADFTRTYLGVDPVKDPMPIQPTAHYAMGGIPTDVEGRVILDAAKKVLPGLYAAGEAACVSVHGANRLGTNSLTDLVVFGRRAGKDMAAFCQQANLLPLPANAADEVIAEFERIRHNQGSAKMFEVRNRMQTTMTEGVSVFRTKETVSASIAELKKLRVAYQDVGVQDKGKVFNSELLEAWELGCLLELAEVTAVSALTRQESRGGHARDDFPDRDDVNWLKHTLCHKVGEGEYKLDYKPVTLGRYEPKPRVY, via the coding sequence ATGGCCAATGTGAAAACACACACATTCGACGCAGTGATCGTTGGCGCAGGCGGCGCGGGGCTGATGGCGGCGCTTTATGCCAGCAAAAATGCCAACGTGGCGGTGCTTTCTAAGTTGTATCCAACCCGTTCGCACACAGGAGCGGCGCAGGGCGGCGTGGGCGCGGCCCTGGGCAATATGGAAGAAGACCGTTGGGAATGGCACGCCTTTGATACAGTCAAAGGCTCGGACTACCTGGCCGACCAGGACGCGGTGGATATTTTGTGCCAGGACGCCATTGAGGTGGTGATCGAGTTGGAGCATATGGGGCTGCCGTTCGACCGGTTCCCGAACGGCCGTATCTCCCAACGTCGCTTCGGCGGCCACACCAACAACGAGACCAAAAAGCCGGTCATGCGCGCCTGCCACGCCGCCGACCGCACCGGCCACATGATTCTGCAAACCCTTTACCAGCAGTGCATCAAACAAAAGGTCAACTTCTTCGACGAATTTCACGTCGTAGACCTGATCCGCGTCGGCGACTCCATTCGCGGCGTGGTTGCCATTGAAATTGCCACCGGCGAATTTCACATATTCCACAGCAAAGCGGTGATGTTTGCCACCGGCGGCTGGGGCCGCTGCTGGCAGGTAACTTCCAACGCCCACTCGCTCACCGGTGATGGCGCGGCCATCTGCCTGCGCCGGGGTATCCCCATGCAAGACATGGAATTTTTCCAATTCCACCCCACCGGCATCTTTAAGCTGGGCATCCTCATCACCGAAGGCGTGCGCGGCGAGGGCGGCGTGCTAATCAACGGCAAAGGGGAACGCTTTATGGAGAAGTACGCCCCAACCATTAAGGACCTGGCCAGCCGCGACGTGGTAAGCCGGGCCATCTACCTGGAAATCCAGGCGGGCAACGGCATTGACGGCAAAAATTATGTCCATCTGGACATCAGGCCAGAAACAGTGAACCATTATTTTGCAAAAGATGGTGAAACGCGGCGCATTACCCGCGAAGATATCGAGGCCAAGCTGCCGGATATCGCCGACTTTACGCGCACCTACCTGGGCGTGGACCCGGTGAAAGACCCCATGCCCATCCAGCCAACCGCCCATTACGCCATGGGCGGCATTCCCACGGACGTGGAAGGGCGGGTGATTTTGGATGCAGCCAAAAAGGTGCTGCCCGGTTTATACGCGGCCGGCGAGGCCGCCTGTGTTTCGGTGCATGGGGCCAACCGCCTGGGGACCAACTCGCTGACTGACCTGGTGGTTTTTGGCCGACGCGCCGGCAAGGATATGGCAGCGTTCTGCCAGCAGGCCAATCTGCTGCCCCTGCCCGCCAACGCCGCCGATGAAGTCATCGCCGAGTTTGAGCGCATCCGCCACAACCAGGGCAGCGCCAAGATGTTCGAGGTGCGCAATAGAATGCAAACGACGATGACCGAAGGGGTCAGTGTATTCCGCACCAAAGAGACGGTCAGCGCCAGCATCGCCGAGCTGAAAAAGCTGCGGGTGGCTTATCAAGATGTTGGCGTGCAAGACAAAGGCAAGGTTTTTAACAGCGAACTGTTAGAGGCATGGGAATTGGGCTGTTTGTTGGAGCTGGCGGAGGTAACGGCCGTATCCGCCCTGACCCGTCAGGAAAGCCGTGGCGGGCACGCCCGCGATGACTTTCCCGACCGCGACGACGTTAATTGGCTCAAACATACCCTCTGCCACAAGGTTGGCGAAGGCGAATACAAGCTGGATTACAAACCGGTGACATTGGGCCGGTATGAACCCAAGCCGAGAGTATACTGA
- a CDS encoding succinate dehydrogenase has translation MTTANVTGVTRRKVQVQSNLERYAFLFMRVSGVALLVLAVGHMMIQHVLNSSHNLTIQFVAQQWNSWGWRAFDMLLLAFAYTHGINGLRNVLEDYIHNRRAVKVINIFLAVFAVITILWAGYAIASFDSAAFLGD, from the coding sequence ATGACAACCGCAAATGTTACCGGCGTCACCCGCCGTAAGGTACAGGTTCAATCCAATCTGGAGCGTTACGCATTCTTGTTTATGCGTGTCTCCGGGGTAGCGTTACTGGTTTTGGCTGTGGGGCACATGATGATTCAACACGTGCTAAACAGCTCCCATAATCTGACCATTCAGTTTGTCGCCCAGCAGTGGAATTCGTGGGGCTGGCGGGCGTTTGACATGCTGCTGCTGGCTTTTGCTTATACGCATGGCATCAACGGGCTGCGCAATGTGCTGGAAGATTACATCCACAACCGGCGGGCCGTGAAAGTCATCAACATCTTCCTGGCCGTTTTTGCCGTGATTACCATCTTATGGGCCGGCTATGCGATTGCCAGTTTTGATTCGGCAGCCTTTTTAGGAGATTGA
- the sdhC gene encoding succinate dehydrogenase, cytochrome b556 subunit: protein MSTLGLTIRESIRYRGRSGHWSWVAHRISGLAILLFLTIHVWDTANAHFLPHVYEWSIDLFKWPPIALGEIPLMGAVLYHAFNGIRISILDFKPELWKHQERSTQITWGLFLIIFVPIAIYMFISMVGHWQHMGDAWMQFPRLSDYPPR, encoded by the coding sequence ATGTCAACACTTGGCCTGACGATACGCGAAAGTATTCGCTACCGTGGCCGGAGTGGTCATTGGAGTTGGGTGGCGCATCGCATCTCCGGTCTGGCCATCCTGCTGTTCCTGACGATCCACGTTTGGGACACCGCCAATGCCCATTTTCTACCTCACGTTTATGAATGGTCTATAGACCTGTTCAAATGGCCGCCTATTGCCCTGGGCGAAATCCCGCTGATGGGGGCTGTGCTTTACCACGCCTTCAATGGCATTCGCATCTCAATCCTCGATTTCAAGCCAGAATTGTGGAAACACCAGGAAAGGTCTACCCAGATTACCTGGGGGTTGTTTCTGATTATTTTTGTTCCCATCGCCATTTATATGTTCATCTCCATGGTTGGGCATTGGCAGCACATGGGCGACGCCTGGATGCAGTTCCCGCGCCTCAGCGATTATCCGCCGCGCTAG
- a CDS encoding YebC/PmpR family DNA-binding transcriptional regulator produces the protein MSGHSKWSTIKHKKAATDKKRGKIFTRLASELTMASREGGGDPSFNNRLALAVEKAKASNMPKDNIERAIKRGTGELEGSELHEMMYEVYGPNGIGILVECLTDNKNRAVADLRHTVSKNGGNMADSGSVAWQFTRKGYIAVADVADEDELFLVAADAGADDIQFSEEGAEIYVELELFAAVRDAIQAAGFKLEEANVLYDPNAPLELDQGAAVQVMNFIEKIEDLDDVLNVYSTLDVTDAALAAMDAD, from the coding sequence ATGTCTGGACATTCAAAATGGTCGACCATTAAGCATAAAAAGGCGGCCACTGACAAAAAGCGGGGCAAAATTTTTACCCGGTTGGCTTCCGAACTCACGATGGCGTCCCGCGAAGGCGGTGGCGACCCCAGTTTTAACAACCGTCTGGCGCTGGCAGTGGAAAAGGCCAAAGCTTCGAACATGCCCAAAGACAACATTGAACGGGCCATCAAGCGGGGTACGGGCGAACTGGAAGGCAGCGAACTTCATGAAATGATGTATGAAGTCTATGGCCCCAACGGCATCGGCATCCTGGTGGAATGCCTCACCGATAATAAAAACCGGGCCGTCGCCGATTTACGCCACACCGTGAGCAAAAACGGCGGCAACATGGCCGATTCCGGTTCCGTCGCCTGGCAGTTCACCCGCAAAGGTTACATCGCCGTGGCTGATGTGGCCGATGAGGACGAATTATTTCTGGTGGCCGCCGACGCCGGCGCCGATGACATTCAGTTTAGCGAAGAAGGCGCCGAGATTTACGTGGAACTGGAACTGTTCGCTGCTGTGCGCGACGCTATCCAGGCCGCCGGCTTTAAGTTGGAAGAGGCCAACGTGTTGTATGACCCCAACGCGCCGTTGGAACTGGACCAGGGTGCGGCCGTGCAGGTGATGAATTTCATCGAGAAGATCGAAGACCTGGACGACGTGTTAAATGTCTATTCCACCCTGGACGTGACCGATGCCGCTCTGGCGGCCATGGATGCGGACTAA
- the ruvC gene encoding crossover junction endodeoxyribonuclease RuvC: MRILGLDPGTATTGYGIIDAAEDGRLTAVSFGAIVTPPDSPMPYRLQQIQQELQQLLDEYQPDTAGIEELFFGRNITTAITVGQARGVLLLTLANAGLSIGEYSPPKIKEAITGYGKADKAQMQMMVRNLLDLEETPRPDDAADGLAVAITHYQYQRHAALYT; this comes from the coding sequence ATGCGTATTTTAGGATTAGATCCGGGCACAGCGACCACCGGGTATGGGATTATTGATGCAGCAGAAGACGGCCGTTTAACGGCCGTTTCTTTTGGCGCTATCGTCACCCCGCCGGACTCGCCCATGCCCTATCGCTTGCAGCAAATCCAACAAGAGCTGCAGCAATTGTTAGACGAGTACCAACCGGACACGGCCGGCATCGAAGAACTATTTTTTGGCCGCAATATCACCACCGCCATCACCGTAGGGCAGGCGCGGGGTGTGCTGCTGCTCACATTAGCCAACGCCGGTCTGTCCATTGGCGAATATTCGCCGCCCAAAATCAAAGAAGCCATCACCGGCTATGGCAAGGCGGACAAGGCCCAGATGCAAATGATGGTGCGCAACCTGCTGGACCTGGAAGAAACACCCCGCCCCGACGACGCCGCCGATGGCCTGGCCGTCGCCATCACCCATTACCAATATCAGCGACACGCCGCGCTTTACACTTAG
- the ruvA gene encoding Holliday junction branch migration protein RuvA — protein MIASLSGTIQFIGSDHLVIKVGGVGVRVFVPKTVLEDVGGVGRSLTLHTHLMVREQDLSLYGFNSAEDLQLFEVLLSVSGVGPKMALAILSTLSPELLKSSIMREETAVLQRVPGIGKKTAERIMFQLRDKLDLSLGGTAVPLVTDVDADVIDILTSLGFSIVEAQSALQKLPREVKNVDERVQMALQYLDQG, from the coding sequence ATGATCGCCAGTCTCAGTGGAACGATTCAGTTTATCGGTTCGGACCATCTTGTCATCAAGGTGGGCGGCGTGGGCGTGCGGGTGTTTGTGCCCAAGACGGTGCTGGAAGATGTGGGCGGCGTGGGGCGCAGCCTGACGCTGCATACCCACCTCATGGTGCGCGAACAAGACCTGTCTTTGTATGGCTTTAACAGCGCCGAAGACCTGCAATTGTTTGAGGTGCTGCTGAGTGTCAGCGGCGTTGGGCCAAAAATGGCGCTGGCGATTTTGTCTACGCTAAGCCCGGAATTGTTGAAGAGTTCCATTATGCGCGAGGAAACGGCCGTTCTGCAACGTGTCCCCGGCATCGGCAAGAAGACGGCCGAACGCATCATGTTCCAACTGCGCGACAAACTCGATCTCAGCCTGGGGGGAACGGCCGTACCCCTGGTTACAGATGTAGACGCCGATGTGATAGACATCCTCACCAGCCTGGGCTTCAGCATTGTCGAGGCGCAGTCTGCCCTGCAAAAATTGCCCCGCGAAGTGAAAAATGTAGACGAACGTGTGCAAATGGCCCTGCAATATTTAGACCAGGGTTAG
- a CDS encoding non-canonical purine NTP pyrophosphatase, translating to MARERIERLYFVTASENKFNDYQFLLGKFVDLFWFPHTVEDVITTDVDILIRRKVEAIRPKLPYLPFLVEQTNLMIRAWKNLPGNVAGLFMDGVGADGICKMLDAFPDRSATAVTKLAYHAPDDRVLVFAGQLSGTIAPAPRGQQVFGWDAIFIPDGHDRTLAEMSMEQRNSISTRKLAVAAFYTAVLEDEQADALLQNRIRLRELMVRYFNKTELETLCFDLGIDKDNLPTVTKPEMSQEIILYCERLNLIPRLLELCRSQRPNADWPEAL from the coding sequence ATGGCTAGAGAACGAATTGAACGCCTTTATTTTGTAACTGCTTCGGAGAACAAGTTCAACGATTATCAGTTTTTGCTGGGTAAATTTGTTGACTTATTCTGGTTTCCTCACACTGTGGAAGATGTGATCACCACTGACGTAGACATCCTCATCCGGCGCAAAGTGGAAGCCATCCGGCCCAAACTGCCCTACCTGCCCTTTCTCGTCGAACAAACCAACCTGATGATCCGCGCCTGGAAAAATTTACCGGGCAACGTGGCCGGACTTTTTATGGATGGCGTCGGGGCCGATGGTATTTGCAAGATGTTGGACGCCTTCCCCGACAGGTCGGCAACGGCCGTTACCAAGCTGGCTTACCATGCCCCCGATGACCGGGTATTGGTTTTTGCCGGTCAGCTCTCTGGAACCATCGCCCCAGCGCCACGCGGGCAGCAGGTGTTTGGCTGGGACGCCATCTTCATCCCCGACGGCCACGACCGCACCCTGGCAGAGATGAGTATGGAGCAGCGCAACAGCATTTCCACCCGGAAATTGGCGGTGGCGGCTTTTTATACGGCCGTTCTCGAAGACGAACAGGCCGACGCGCTGCTGCAAAACCGCATTCGCCTGCGCGAATTGATGGTGCGCTACTTCAACAAGACCGAACTGGAAACCCTCTGTTTCGACCTGGGCATAGACAAAGACAACCTGCCCACCGTCACCAAGCCAGAGATGTCCCAGGAAATCATCCTCTACTGCGAACGGCTCAATCTGATCCCCCGCCTGCTGGAACTTTGCCGCAGCCAGCGCCCCAACGCCGACTGGCCGGAAGCGCTATGA
- a CDS encoding NAD(P)/FAD-dependent oxidoreductase, with the protein MQIAIIGAGVAGLSAAYDLLAAGHQVTLYEATDHTGGLASGFKDQNWDWPLEKFYHHIFQSDKAIIQLVDELGFNDKLFFPRPTTSVMYDGKIVPFDSPWRWITFPGFNLLDVARFGLVSAYLRFTEPWRRLEQQTADAWLRRWYGDKIYQTTWRPLLIGKFGPYYQEVNMAWMWARLHVRTPKLGYFVGGFQAFIDQLTAVVQQRGGQILLNTPVSHIAQTVNGRLTLTTPTTAAGEAPFDRVLATTSPHLLARLAPDLPADYLGQLLNLKSMGAVVLTLALKRPLLPDHLTYWLNIPSSSPDKSQNTVPFLALVEHTNYISREHYGGDHIIYCGDYVAPDHAYFQMSDEELTHLFTGVLTQFNPDFRPDWVRRSWVFREKYAQPVPLLHHSAHIPDLQTPLPGLYFASMSQVYPWDRGTNYAVEIGRQAAKLIVES; encoded by the coding sequence ATGCAGATAGCCATCATTGGAGCCGGGGTTGCCGGTCTGTCGGCGGCCTATGACTTGTTGGCCGCCGGACATCAGGTAACGCTCTACGAAGCTACTGACCATACAGGCGGGCTGGCGTCTGGGTTTAAGGACCAGAACTGGGACTGGCCGCTGGAGAAGTTTTACCACCACATTTTCCAGTCGGATAAGGCCATCATTCAACTGGTGGATGAACTTGGTTTCAACGATAAGTTGTTTTTTCCTCGCCCCACGACCTCGGTCATGTATGATGGGAAAATCGTGCCCTTCGATTCCCCCTGGCGTTGGATTACCTTTCCCGGCTTCAATTTGTTGGACGTGGCCCGCTTTGGCCTGGTCAGCGCCTATTTGCGCTTTACGGAGCCGTGGCGCCGGTTGGAGCAGCAGACGGCCGATGCCTGGCTGCGCCGCTGGTATGGCGACAAAATCTACCAGACGACCTGGCGGCCGCTCCTGATCGGTAAGTTTGGGCCTTATTATCAGGAGGTGAATATGGCTTGGATGTGGGCGCGGCTGCATGTGCGCACACCGAAACTGGGCTATTTTGTGGGCGGTTTCCAGGCGTTTATTGACCAGTTAACGGCCGTTGTCCAACAGCGTGGCGGCCAGATTTTGCTCAATACGCCGGTCAGCCATATTGCCCAGACGGTGAACGGCCGTCTCACCCTCACCACCCCCACCACCGCCGCCGGCGAAGCGCCCTTTGACCGCGTTCTGGCCACCACATCGCCTCATTTGTTAGCCCGGCTGGCGCCCGATTTGCCGGCCGATTATCTGGGGCAGCTTCTTAATCTGAAGAGCATGGGCGCAGTGGTGCTGACGTTGGCGTTAAAACGGCCGTTACTCCCCGACCACCTCACCTATTGGCTTAACATCCCTTCCAGTTCACCCGACAAAAGCCAGAACACCGTCCCCTTCCTGGCCCTGGTAGAACACACCAATTACATCAGCCGCGAGCATTACGGTGGCGACCACATCATCTATTGCGGCGATTACGTTGCGCCCGACCACGCCTATTTCCAGATGAGCGACGAGGAATTGACCCACCTTTTCACCGGCGTCCTCACCCAATTCAACCCCGATTTCCGCCCCGATTGGGTGCGCCGAAGCTGGGTCTTCCGCGAGAAATATGCCCAACCCGTGCCGCTGCTCCACCATTCAGCCCACATCCCCGACCTGCAAACGCCGCTTCCTGGCCTCTATTTCGCCAGCATGAGCCAGGTTTACCCCTGGGACCGGGGCACCAATTACGCAGTGGAAATCGGCCGTCAGGCGGCAAAGTTGATAGTTGAGAGTTGA
- a CDS encoding flippase-like domain-containing protein, translating to MNKRTLWLGAAVLISALFLWVALDGLELAEVWADVRTANYWWLLPSVAVYFVAVWARTWRWDYMLRPLKHIPVRRLFPVVVIGYMGNNVYPFRAGEVLRSFVLYQREEVPMSASLATVIVERVFDGLVMLIFVFVALPFTPIPGDNTTVRATVIFASAAFFIALVVFFTLAAMPDRFYRLAQWGLGLTGNLLSEKGRSSLLGILQRFLAGLESLRSFRNVLMIFFTSIVIWLLETVKYWFVMHAFDFQVTFFALMLMNGVVNLATTLPSAPGYVGTFDTPGIEVLKLYSVPANTAAAYTLVLHAALWLPITLLGFYYMLREGLSWADIGKAAEMKESREP from the coding sequence TTGAACAAACGAACTCTGTGGCTGGGCGCGGCCGTTCTCATCAGCGCTCTTTTTTTGTGGGTGGCCCTGGATGGGCTGGAGCTGGCCGAAGTTTGGGCCGACGTGCGTACCGCCAACTACTGGTGGCTGCTGCCCAGCGTGGCCGTCTACTTTGTGGCCGTCTGGGCGCGCACCTGGCGCTGGGATTATATGCTGCGGCCGCTGAAGCACATTCCAGTGCGTCGCCTCTTTCCTGTCGTGGTCATCGGTTACATGGGCAACAATGTCTACCCCTTTCGCGCCGGTGAAGTGCTGCGTTCCTTTGTCCTCTATCAGCGCGAAGAAGTGCCGATGAGCGCCAGTCTGGCCACGGTGATTGTTGAGCGTGTGTTTGATGGGCTGGTTATGCTCATCTTTGTCTTTGTCGCCCTCCCCTTCACCCCCATTCCCGGCGACAATACCACTGTGCGCGCCACCGTCATCTTTGCCAGCGCCGCTTTTTTTATCGCTCTGGTTGTCTTTTTTACTCTGGCAGCCATGCCGGACCGGTTTTACCGGTTGGCGCAGTGGGGTTTAGGGCTGACCGGCAATTTGCTCAGTGAAAAAGGGCGCAGCAGCCTGCTTGGTATTTTGCAACGGTTTCTCGCCGGGCTGGAATCGCTGCGCAGTTTCCGCAATGTGTTGATGATCTTTTTCACCTCCATCGTCATCTGGCTGCTGGAGACGGTGAAATATTGGTTTGTGATGCACGCCTTCGACTTTCAGGTGACGTTTTTTGCTCTGATGCTGATGAACGGCGTGGTCAATCTGGCGACGACTCTGCCATCCGCCCCCGGCTATGTGGGCACGTTTGACACGCCAGGCATCGAAGTGCTGAAATTGTACAGCGTGCCGGCCAACACGGCCGCCGCCTATACCCTGGTCCTGCACGCCGCCCTGTGGCTGCCCATCACCCTGCTGGGCTTCTATTACATGCTCCGCGAAGGGCTGAGCTGGGCGGACATCGGCAAGGCGGCGGAGATGAAGGAAAGCCGTGAGCCGTGA